GTGAAAGAAGAATGTTCATTAACTCCATGTAAGTCCCTAAATAATAAGTATATAAATTCCCGGGAAATATGATTGAAACATAATTTACAGATTATGTCCTGTGAAGGTGCTATGGATCAAGAAGAACAAATATACTAACGTAACATAACCACTTCATTTATcaccatgtttttatttttgatcaCATGTTTTTGTTGACCTATTTGTTTTGatattatcatgtttatcaatTCGATTCGATATtaatgggtgcattttacatagacaaatataatcgtataatataatcaaaatgaggatgttaatttgatgtatgcctttttgtgcttcttcgttacatttgttgtttttatagtgattaagatgataacacaatgttgactgctgtacccctatttttgacatttttacctattatgtctgtttgttttgttcacgcatcggtgactatataatggaatttgatgcgactgtcatacaagtgagaggtttagctagctataaaaccaggttcaatccaccattttctacatttgaaaatgcctgtaccaagtcaggaatatgacagttcttgtccattcgtttttgatgcgttttgttatttgattttgccatgtgattatggactttccgaattgattttcctctgagttcagtatttttgtgatattactttttacattgtttaacaatttgttttgtgttttactGTTCATCGATTTGTTCCGGTGTTATCCTATTTGTCGATTTGTTTAAGTGTTAGCTTTTTTATCGAATTATTCAAACAACGTTCTTACCGGATTGCGCCGAAAACATTATCAACGTGTCCTCAGGACAAGGAATCAATGTTATCATAGGAACGTTTGATAGCTGGTCGTCTGTAAGAGTGGCTTTGGCGTCTgtttcttcattttgtttttcttctgattgaCATAACTGTAATTCTGTTTTCGATGAAACGGTATGCATGTGTTCCGTTTCTGAAGCGAACACATTAATTTTTAATGCAAGACtatgttttcttttgcataaaaattgcatATAAACTAATACATGATTTTGATCTATAGAAGGACTTTTATATTATATAACCTTTACtttattattttaacaataaGTCAACATGTTTTTTGTACAGTCTAGTAGCAATTGACCttaaaaacacaacaaataattatattaattcttaaattactatttaaaaataagaagatatagtataaatgtcaatgaaacaactatccacaagagacgaAACGACGTTGACGTAATCAACGTAATGTCACAGTGTGACCAATGATAATTTGGAAAAACCCTCCGCTTTATAATAAGCTATACAAGTAGTAGCACAAAAAACGAACTCTAGGATAAATACAAACAGGAGAAGTCAATTAAAACGCACaaaatttaaagataaacatTAAGTATAATCTTTAAAAGGTTATGATGTAGCAAAATCGcaacaaaaccaaacaaaaaacaaagacctgattaatgtacaaattaattaacaaaaacaaaatatgaaagacAACGACCACCGACAACCAATTGATTTAAAAGTTCATATTTCTCACTTGACACAGATACATACTAAAAATTTGCGATTCGGATCGTTCAATTCTCTCCTTTCTCTGTGGTTTGACTAACTTGTTTTGAGGTTTAAGTTAAACTATCGATTAGTTAGCGGATAATTGCTTACATTATTGACATTTACATGGAAAATGAGAATATTTAAAGGCTTACTTTGATATGTCTCTTTTAAGTATAAGaagtcatcatcatcatctgtATCAGACGTGTCAATTTCTTCATATTTGTCTTCAAATAATTTGTTGTCGCCTAGGAATGAAAAAAGAAACCGTTTTACTAACGTAAACTACTCTAATATATCTACTTTTCTATTTTCCAGTTATAGAAAGCAAAGAAGAAACACTGGTTTGCcttgttttattttaagtaaACAGCAACTTAAAGTTAAAGtttacaaatttcaaaatgtggATTCCGGTTACTAATTCGTATAAGAAATATTTATGGCATCAGCTGAAAACTTTATTATATCTCAGTAAAATATAAACTGATCATTGAACAGCCAGCCCAGTAGCTCATTTCTTCAGTATAGGAATTACTATACGACTGTTTTACTACTGAGATTTCCTGTTATGAaactttataaaagtataaacttAAGCAATATATCTTATTCGGGTTTAGTTGTAATTCCTTGTCCGttttaaattatacttttgacccTTTCAGAGTATATAAGCTCCCTAACGTTTTAATGgggtatattttttcaaatactttaGATGTGCTACAATGAATAGTAACTGTCCGTATTTCTCACAAACTCTAcacaaatatttttctgtttattttctttgtaactgAAGTAAAATAGACAATTTAACATGAACACATTGATGAATTCCAGAATTATAAAGTTAAATCCTCAAACAATTGCAATATGAAGGTTAAGCTGGACTCCGAAATGTAAGACTCAGCTTTCGGGACACATATGCaaatttaattttatcatctattCATTACTTGTGTAGgttttaaaatagcaaaaataaaatagaataaaataaaaatacttatttttaaatatgattggTTTTATCAACTGTTAATTCTATTTGCTTGCtcgtctttttttctaattgttaGACGTTGTTATAATTCTGCAATAACTATTTAATTTCAGCAATGTTCTTTTTAAGTTTAAAGGAACACAAATATGCCGCATAAACAATCACCAGATTTTCAGTTTCACTAAAAAATCTACACAAATCAATCAAGTGTTTCAAATATTTACTGCTAATAAACATGATGATGAAACATAATCAGCACCAATCAAACTAATGGTAGCTGCATGAAAATTATGGCCATAACACATATCCTACTCTATGACAAATAATAAATGGAAAAACATCAGCTGGTCGATTTATTCCTATATTGTTAGAAGACAAAAGTCATACAGGAATTATCACAAAACTAAAGAAAATCTGAAACCTAAGTCTCAACTAAAAACATACAAgctttttgataaaataattcaATAAGTGTCGGCTTTATTGACTTCATTCCCCGTATCAATTCACAGATACAGTTAAATTTAATCTGCCTCCACATGACTGACATCTAGACTTTGATAAAATGATCGTTTCAAAACGTTATTATAAGACAAACGAATTGATTTCAGTTTTCTCTTAGTATAATTTATTATTCTTTATAGCCGCATTTCAGTAGCACCTACAAATAGACCATTTTCATATTGCCGACTTTTGACTCCGGGTTCTATaatttttcgacaggttacctaATCCGTGGTAGGACATCATGTTACTCGTTCAACTATTAGCAACAAAAGGAAatacaatcaaatatatataatccGTACAATTCTGGTTGAAAGTTTACTGTTTTTCCGATGATTTAGTCATGTAAAGAAAATTTCCAAACCTGTCAAAAGAATACGAAGTCCTGAATATGAATATGGTCTATTGAGTTTATAACTGTTTGTTGGTACGGTGTTACTGGTATACGTTTCCTGTTATAAGATTTTTACGAGGAAGCTTTTGCATCTGAGGgaacaaataaagaataaatgTCTTTGTAATTTTACAAATGTCAATTTGAATTTGTTGACTGATATTGAATATCTGTGTCACAAATAACCTCGGATATAATTCATATGTTCCACTTATCGTAACCCTATCCTCATATCCCGATTGGGATACCATCCAATGTGTATCACGTCTGAATGCAACTAGTTGATCAGGAACAACTTACCTCTCTGTTGTACTTGAATCCACTTCTATATTTGGCAAGTTATATTGTGCTCGTTTTGTGCAATCTTTAACTTATTCTATCTAAAGTGTTAAGTTTTTTATAACTTGTCTGATATActagtacattttttttcttttgaaattatgatttttattttcctATGGGTATTTTGTTTCCTCCTTATATTATATACTTTTAACAAGCATGATACTCGATACTCACATATAGCTGAAGCGTCCGCTTCTTCATTTCCAAATCTGTTTTGCCTTAAGTTATTATTCCCGGCAGGATTAAGAAACCATCCTTCATCCATTTTACAAATTCCTGATACCCTGCAAGCCTTAAcataacataaaatttaaaagtaGCTAGCATTATCTATGAAGGGAATTTTTTGCATAgggttttactttttttcttcaatacGGCAAGGGTAAAACATTGAGTGTATGAGAATGCTATTTCTATTGTAATTTCAAACgattatttcttaatttagaaTGTGCAGTCTACACATGCATTTAgattataaaaaatctaaaaacatctttgttaataattaaaaccaatgcatgtatatgttacagtgaatttgtataatcagtgattatgtagaatccctgaaattttcagagattatgtagaatcactggctagttgagtgataatgtagaatccctgaaattttcagggattattttcagggattatgtataaacactagaaaaaacgtcagggattctttatttataaagaaaatgaataaaagttaaataatttattctataaaatcacataaaaacatcataataaagtaacaaaaattgtaaaatgttaagcacaatatatcaaaatgataatttttttttaaagttaggcACACTAtcttaaaatgttaaacacaatactagtatattaaaataatatgcttcacatctgttttaccacaatatccacattttaaaaatccttttcctgcacatatcgaatcagattttaACGACACGCCTAAGAGAAATAAAAAGTTCAGTAAAAACATCTGAAGGTACACTCCCCCCCcaaaaaattttttaaaaaaaaaaatgtttaaaaaatgggAATTTGCAACCTTGAACCGGTTCGGGCAAGAAAGATACCATGTTTTGTGGTCAGGCAATATCCTTTTTCAAACTCTTTTTTGAACAATTGTCATTATGTTTTTTGAGTTTCCCTTTCCTTTTTTATCCTGTCGAATTGCTATGAGAATATTACACAAAATGCAAACTTCCTCTAAAATTTTGTTCTATTTGTCAATCCTAAGTTCTGCctgtttttctatacatttagatACCTAAGTTTTCACAGTTTGAATTTCTTGTTCTTTGAACAAAAAAACCCATACAAAACAGTTGTTCCATAATCTTCTTCCCATTTGctttacatgtatcacaaataaCATGCTTAtggatttaagaaataattcatgggggcttgaatatatccatttgacgctggcttttaataaacaaacaatacatgtaaagcaATCGCTATAAAGGGAATGTTAATATTATTAACTTCTCGAAACCTTGTGTTAGTTATATCTATTAGATcatcctctgtgtttaaaagcaaaattatttcttCTATCAAGGAAAATGAAAGAaacttaaaattataatttgtttatattaattttttttatcaaacaaaggatcattaaattattcataatccctgaaatcatattagggaatttgtagaataattattaaattgttcagtgattatgtaaaatcactgggcattttcagggattatatataattactaatgattttagtgattctacatattccctgaaaaatcagggattctacataatccctgattatacaaattcactgtaacatatatacaatacatgtatactACAGTAAGTCCCGTGTGTATATTGCTACATTTCTTTACGAATCCATAACGAATTATCAACAAGTTTAATTCTGTGTTTGCAAGGGGAAAGTTATGAATACTaaataattttcatgttttgggACATAAGTTTACCaatattgatttgataaataataaacaatCAGCACGTGCAAAATAAGTGAAATGATACAACGTTGTTCATTTTGTGAATTTAACATTGTAACAAGTGTTAAATGATTTTAGAAATAAGTCTTTCATGCTATGctcaatttcaattttaacatgATTAGGAATTATATTTAGATGTAAAATGGTAACAAATAGCATGCATACCTATGTGATAATGACCAATGCAGTAGAACAGATACAGATTtgggagttcggtatttttgctattttactttttcatgaataaaattaGTTGGTTTTGGAAAGTTTGCCTGTAACTGTATAAATGATATTAATAACGGGATGTTCTCACTAAACACCAAACTATAATGTTATCTTTACctgaatgaaaaataatttcggTTTACCACGGAGACCTTCACAATTGTCATTACTGAAGATGTCTATCAACTCGCTAGTCTTAACAAGGTCTTTTTCTAAATTGGTAGTCTTTGTCTGTGTATGATTGGTATCATATTTTACACCACCCATGATATGTTGTTCTCTTGTCAGGTATGAATCGTGGAGGCTTGTTCCGGTTTGTTCCTCCTGACCATGAGAGGCTATTACACATACAAAGCAATCCGAATTTTTATGACACTTTTTTTTAGCGActgtaagaaaaatatatattactgTTATGAACTCTTTTTTGCATATAATATAGTAAAACTTTGTCAAACCTGAGTACACTTGTATTGACAGTTGCAGTTGTTATTTGTTATCAGAATTGGAAGTAGGATTTACACAACGGGTAAAATCGTAAAATCAAACGAAGCATTTTTATATTTAGTCAGAATATTGTCTATTTCGTTAAATCATTCTTTAACACTAAATGTTAAAAGGTGCATGTTTTGGCCAgacttacagaaaaaaaaattaaaacatggtGAATTTTCTTCTTATCTTGCTATCAAGtttatgttttataggacaaACGGCACCCAGAAGTTTTACAGGTTTACTGTTTGTTAGTTGAATCAATAAGTTTCTCATTGTcggttaaaaaaaatcttttataattCTGATTCGATGTTTTCACAATCGTTTAAAGGGGACAGAATTGGGGGTGGCGACAAATGGAATATGGCAGCCGATATTATAATCGATAACCGTCAACCAGACTATAATTTTGTCCATAAAATAATAGAATAAAAATGtgatcatattttaaacaaatagttTAAACCGCTAGGTGTATATTATCTAAAAGCAAGACCGTGATAAGTAAGTGgatatgtaacatgtgtaagtatCATCTGCCTATGATTCTCATTTCAACAATGATAATTTAATACCATATAAttctgttaattttattatattattcaaCCACAATGACTCATGTAGaatttattttacacatttttctttgttttgttagATTTAGCATTCCTGATGATGATAAATTCGGTAAGGAATTTCATACGTTCTAAATACATCAACGAATCATATAATTTAGAACTATTTACCCCAAGTTTTGTTTGAAATTGGCTCAGTTGTATTAGAGGAGAAAATCTATGAAAAGTACACGTCAAGGAACACTAAAATACGGAAGATTCCAGAGCTATAAGATCGTAGGGTCTCGTCCAATTGTCTTGACGGAAATCGAAATcgaaattttaaagatattgtattttgataaatgattatttttgttgttaaaattaattaattaattacctattttttattttgagaTAACACTTAAACAAGCAAATCAAATTGTCTTTTCATGACATTAGTTCCTTTACGAGACATCAGATTTTGATGCAAACAGGATTTATATTCCGTTTTAATTATAAGCGTTTTTGCCTGCCTCGTCAGATTTCAATATTTATTACAATCTGCATGTCATAAGacaataaatgcattttattgtGATGTTATATTTTAATCATCATAGACATGTTTTTTTCACTGAactaaaaatcagaaaaattataccattATCAATTACCATCCTTTGTTTGATTGAAATGTGTCAGAAGTTTCAGagatgtatatttttgaaaagttgtaCAAATGCTACAAAataagtacaatttttttttataaaagataggAGAAAGTTATCAAATGGACATTCACAACCTGGACATTTACAACCACAAATTAAAGCCTGATTTCACAGTTACTAGACCTTCCACTGGTCTAAATTGAAAAATTGTGTACAAGAAAAATCGACATATTTGTTCAACGTTCGAATAATTGAGACCCGGTAGACAATATAAATCTACGTAGATATACAAATCAACTAAAATTCAACCAAACGTACAAATAAATCTGACGATGCATTAAACAAAAAGGTGTTGTTGCttttgtgtgtattttaattGAATCGATGTCCAAGGACTTAATTGATAacaagatataggaagatgtggtatgagtgtcaatgagacaagtctccatctaattaacaattcataaaagttaaccattattggtcaaattacggtctttaacacgaagctttggctcacaccgaacagtaagctatatagggccccaaaacatactagtgtaaaaccataaaGGAAGGTAACTCCAATGCAACATTTtgtattggcaaatttccaatgaagttcattaaactaaagtttttggcaaatttccaatgaaatttattaataacaaagtttttggcaaatttccaatatacatattttaagagcagtttaggtgagctattaaaatgagtttcaattaccaaccttacactgcttttaaattatgttttgtacttaagtaattgtccattaacctagaaacccttttccccccttttttgcaccttattccttaacggtgtgagccataactcccaaagacaattcttaccatccctttgtggtattccaatatccaaaatctaaatacatggttagattcatcatatcaaagaaccccaagaattcaattttcgatgaaatcaaataaagttcaattttggaccctttagacctcaatgtggaccaatttgataaccggtcctaaatattaaaaatctaaatacatggttacattcagcatattgaagaaccccatatattgaatttttgttaaaatcaaactaagtttaattttggaccctttggaccttaatgtagaccaatttgaaaacgggaccaaaaattaagaatttaaatacacggttagattcggtatatcaaagatccccaatagttcaatttttgatgaaatcaaacaaagtttaattttgaacccttttggcccctaatcgttgggaccaaaactcccaaaatcaatccaaaccttccttttgtggtcataaaccttgtgttaaaatttcaaagatttctattaacttatactaaagttattgtgcaaaaaccaagaaaaatgc
This genomic window from Mytilus galloprovincialis chromosome 9, xbMytGall1.hap1.1, whole genome shotgun sequence contains:
- the LOC143044764 gene encoding uncharacterized protein LOC143044764 produces the protein MDSSDNSSYNFDMKERGIALLIHNENFKDKSHKRNGDTVDHKRMKKVFKSLGFKICSLRDQTAEQMRNKAKDIAKKKCHKNSDCFVCVIASHGQEEQTGTSLHDSYLTREQHIMGGVKYDTNHTQTKTTNLEKDLVKTSELIDIFSNDNCEGLRGKPKLFFIQACRVSGICKMDEGWFLNPAGNNNLRQNRFGNEEADASAICDNKLFEDKYEEIDTSDTDDDDDFLYLKETYQKTEHMHTVSSKTELQLCQSEEKQNEETDAKATLTDDQLSNVPMITLIPCPEDTLIMFSAQSGNFAVRSSATGGWMLNELYLCLKDANKLERTNFVEVLTEVLAGMSKRTFQPSGGGTLKDQFSPGTFIHCLNKEVFFKKKSSRRRIKQMISGFFRNK